A genomic segment from Anopheles maculipalpis chromosome X, idAnoMacuDA_375_x, whole genome shotgun sequence encodes:
- the LOC126564264 gene encoding uncharacterized protein LOC126564264 — protein sequence MSSPDETPIIEEQRRLSQNGVLNARFIHLQTAQHVPSEPSPLQQTLQLLQQQLAQQQQQMAQQQQLLSQLVQQQQQQPPTHDQQQVAKPSNPELILEALAGNISEFRYDPEAGVTFESWYTRYKDLFREDASRLDDAAKVRLLGRKLGTAEHARFSNFILPRAPRDLCFNEMVEKLTVLFGKMESVLSKRFKCFNITKTRTEDLLAFACRVNKACVDAEFSSMTEEDFKCLILVCGLKDESVQDIRMKLLTAIEDRKNATLEQLAADCQRLTRVKADSALIVTD from the coding sequence ATGTCCAGCCCAGACGAGACGCCAATCATCGAGGAGCAACGCCGTCTCTCACAAAATGGGGTCCTGAACGCTAGGTTCATTCACCTCCAGACAGCGCAACACGTGCCGTCGGAACCGTCACCGCTGCAACAAACACTGCAGCTTCTACAACAGCAATTggcccaacagcagcagcaaatggcacagcagcagcagttactATCTCAGCTcgtgcaacagcaacagcagcagccaccgaCCCATGATCAACAACAAGTGGCAAAACCGAGCAATCCAGAATTAATACTGGAAGCCCTTGCAGGCAACATAAGCGAGTTCCGGTATGATCCAGAAGCAGGAGTAACGTTCGAATCGTGGTACACACGGTACAAAGACCTGTTCAGGGAGGATGCTTCCCGTTTGGATGACGCTGCCAAGGTTCGGCTCCTGGGACGAAAGCTCGGAACCGCCGAACACGCCCGTTTTAGCAATTTCATTTTGCCGCGTGCACCGCGTGACCTGTGCTTCAacgaaatggtggaaaagctTACCGTCCTGTTCGGCAAAATGGAGTCAGTGCTCAGCAAGCGGTTCAAGTGCTTCAATATTACAAAAACGCGCACCGAGGATCTGTTGGCATTTGCTTGCCGAGTAAATAAAGCGTGCGTCGATGCGGAATTTTCTTCGATGACGGAGGAAGATTTCAAGTGTCTCATTCTCGTATGTGGATTAAAGGATGAAAGCGTGCAGGACATACGAATGAAATTGCTAACCGCCATCGAGGACAGAAAGAACGCCACGCTGGAGCAGCTTGCAGCGGATTGCCAACGATTAACTCGTGTGAAGGCGGATAGCGCATTGATCGTCACGGACTGA
- the LOC126561595 gene encoding uncharacterized protein LOC126561595 yields the protein SEQLEKIQLPTEIHRKLRSIKYLHYWKASECASFLHYASIVILKDRLPTDIYNHFMLLFCAVTLLSSTIYKDKWQFAGQFLDRFVQDFDKVYGERYMSSNVHNLQHMFDEVQRFGSLSSISTYPFENQLQHLKRTLRSGFRNLEQAINRISECDEFHLSKSNSQIKFPTVAVKGNTTTVHVRPGFQLRNNLRDSWFLAKDEKIVKFHETNQCSEHDIDKITIQGYELCVKGLIFNDPIESSEIFIFKGCTNSLSESLMEMSIEQIKCKLVAVHTNRKHEAIFIPLIHTLV from the coding sequence TCAGAGCAACTGGAAAAGATTCAATTACCAACAGAAATCCACCGTAAGCTTCGatcgataaaatatttacattattGGAAAGCATCGGAGTGCGCATCCTTTCTTCACTACGCATCAATAGTTATTTTGAAAGACCGTCTTCCAACTGATATTTATAATCACTTCATGTTACTTTTTTGCGCAGTAACATTACTCTCATCCACCATTTACAAAGATAAATGGCAATTTGCTGGTCAGTTTCTGGATCGCTTTGTACAAGATTTTGACAAAGTGTACGGCGAGAGATACATGAGCAGCAACGTGCACAACTTACAACACATGTTTGACGAAGTGCAACGGTTTGGATCATTGTCGTCTATATCCACATACCCCTTTGAGAATCAATTGCAACATCTGAAACGAACACTTCGAAGCGGATTCAGAAACTTAGAACAAGCGATAAATCGAATATCTGAGTGTGATGAATTTCATCTCTCCAAATCAAATAGCCAGATAAAGTTTCCTACAGTTGCAGTTAAAGGAAATACCACAACCGTTCATGTCAGGCCCGGCTTTCAGCTTCGTAACAACCTGAGGGACAGTTGGTTCCTagcaaaagatgaaaaaattgTTAAGTTTCACGAAACGAACCAGTGCTCCGAACATGACATCGATAAAATAACCATTCAAGGCTATGAACTATGTGTGAAAGGTTTGATATTCAATGATCCGATCGAATCCAGCGAAATATTCATCTTTAAGGGATGTACAAATAGTTTATCAGAGTCTCTTATGGAAATGTCAATAGaacaaattaaatgtaaattaGTAGCGGTACACACGAATCGCAAACATGAAGCAATATTTATTCCTCTCATCCATACACTAGTTTAA